TCAAGAGCCGCTTCCTGGGGACCGTCTCCTACGGCTGGCGGTTCCAGAACGATCCCTTCCTCCCGTTCACCATCAACGGCGCAATTTCCGCGCCGACGCTCACACGCCGGAACCTGGACGGCGATGTGCGGCCCTTGATGGTGAATGCAACGGTCGTCAATCATTTTATCGACCGTGTGGATCTCAAGGCTTATTACCGGCTCTACGATCTGGACAACCGTAGCAAGAAAGTCGATCTCCCGACGGGCTATGTCGCCAACGATTCGTCGGTCGTGTCCGGCGAGTTCAAATCTTTCCCTTACGCTTATTCCAAGCAAAACATCGGCTTCGATGCGGGGTACAGGTTCGCCCGCTGGGCGAGCCTGAAAGTCGGGTACGTGTGGGAAAACATGCACCGCGAGCGCAGGGAAGTTCTCGACTCCAACGAACACATCTTCGGCCCGACGTTGGATATCACTCCCGCTTCATGGCTTCTTCTGCGCATGAGCTACCGGCGCCAGATCCGAGACGCTCATGACTACGATGCCGGCAGGCAGGTGGTTTTGCACCCCGGCGAGACCCCGGAGGCCCTGCGCGAGGAGCTTCTCGAGGACCTGAGAAAGTTCGACGAGGCGGCAAGAAACCGGGACAAATTTAGTGTTTTTACACAGATCAGCGTTCTGCCCAACCTGACGCTTCACGGAGGATTCGAGTTCGTCAACGATCGCTTCCCCCGCTCGGTCGTCGGCGTCAAGGACGACGTCAACTACAGCCCGTCGGTGGGATTCGTCTACGCCCCGATCGATTGGTTGAGCATCTTCGGCGACTACAACTGGGAAAGGTTCGACTGGAAGATGCGCGCAATGGAGCGGTCGGCCGTCACCCAGGATCCGGCGAACAGCCCCGGCAGACTCTGGACCAGCAGAGGGAGGGATCAGATACATACGTTCAGTCTCGGCAGTGACGTCAAACTGATCAAGGAGTTGTTGGGTCTTCGGCTCCAGTACACGTTCTCCGACGCGCGAAGCTTCGTCCGGGCCAGCGGCAATCCGGTGGGGACCGCCGCCACGAACTATCCCGCGCTCACCAATCGCTGGCACGAATTTCTGGCGCGTTTCGAGTACGACATTCACAAAAATCTGGGGTTGAGGTTCGGTTATTACTACAACCGCTTCAACGGAAAGGATTTCGGAGTCGACATCATGAAGCCGTGGATGGGCGACGTGGACACGGGAGCCAACGTCCAGCGGTCGATCTTTCTGGGCGACAAAGTCAAAAGCCCGTACACCGCCCACATCGGATTTTTGGGGCTGAGGGTGAAATTTTAGCGAAACGCGTAAATCACCTGAGAAGCGGAGACAAAGTCAGCGGCAGTTCGAGAGCGGCTCTTTGCTCTCGGCCGGGCCGAGAGACGGACAAGTGATTTCCGGCGAACAACGGAGACACAAGGATGAAATCTGGATTGCTAGTCGGTTCCGGTATGCTTCTTTTCCTCCTGGTTTCCGGTTCGGGCTCTGCTCAGACCAAAGGGGACGCAAAAGCAGGGAAGAAAAGATACGATGCCAGTTGCGCCGGATGCCACGGCACGAGCGGTAAAGGCGACGGTCCGGCGGCCGCCGCATTGAACCCGAAGCCGCAAGATCACACCGACGGCAAGATCATGAATTCCCTCAGCGACAAGTACCTGTTCGATATCATCAAAAACGGCGGCGCCGCAGTGAAGAAATCCCCGGTTATGCCTGCCTCCAAAACGCTGACCGACCAGGAGATCTGGGACCTGGTCGCTTACATTCGCAGTCTCGCCAAGCCGCCTTACAAGCCGGCGAAATAGTAGAGCTCACAACCCGCCCGCCAAAACGAGCTTCGTTAGCAGGGACGACAGGCTCGAGCGGTAGGGGGCTTGACCGCCTCTGGAGATCCGTGGGGCTTTTCCGCGATGGGGCCCTCGTCCGTTGGTCGCGTGGTAAATGCACGGAACCGCCGCGGGTGCTCCTGCCCACGAACGAGTGCGCCGGACTGCTCGAAGACACGGCCTCCGGGATTTCGGATTTCTCTGCCTCCCGGCAATTCTGATTTTTAGGACGGCCGGCGGGAACTTATTCTCGTCCCTGCGAATTGGCCTTTCTTTTTCGCCCGGGAAGCCGGAAAACCCATGGCATACATATTGCCTTACCACCGTCAGTAACTCTTCACAGGCGACGCGTGCTGTGACTTCAGATCAGGACGTGATTGGATGGCCGGTTTACAGCAATAGCACTGGGGATCACGGGTGAGGCGGCTTGTTCCGGCTGTTGTAGCGGCAACTGTAGCGCTGTCCGGAATGCATATGGCAGGGTGGGTCAGTCCGGGGGTCGAACAGCCGATCGCCTTTCCCCACAAGACTCATATTGCGCTGAAGGTTCCGTGCACCGGATGCCATCAGCAAGCCGAGAAAGGATCGGCTGCCGGGCGGCCGCCTACGGCCTTGTGTGCGGCTTGTCACGCGGCCAGCGACACCAAAGACCCCGAAATCGCGAAGCTCAAAGCCTATGCCGAGAAGGGGGAGGAAATCCCCTGGCGGCGCGTTTGGCGTTTGCCTTCCCACGTTTTCTTCCCCCACCGCATTCACGTAGCCATAGCCAAGATAAGCTGCCAAACCTGCCACGGTCCGATGGAAAATCTCGATCGCCCACCGCCGCGGCCGCTCAAGATACTCACGATGAGCGATTGCATCGCCTGCCACACAGAGCGGAAGTTGGCGACAGACAGGGCAGCAGGAGCGAAGCTGTCCAAGGTGCGCGCGCAGCAGCTTAGCAGCGATTGTATTGTCTGCCATCGGTGAAGAGCCAATGCGTTTTACGCGAAGAGAGTTCATTCAAGCGTTAGGCGGGGCCGCCGGGGCGGCTGCCCTGGCTAGGAATCAGCTCTCAGCGGTTGGCCAGGTAAGCAGCGATGTTCAGCGTTGGGCAAGACCCGAAGAGGTGCCGGTTCCTTCGATCTGTCAGCAGTGCCCGGGCGGCTGCGGTTTGCTGGTGCGCACGCTCGACGGAGAAGTGGCCGGGATCTCGGGAAACCCGCTTCATCCGATCAATCGCGGAGCCCTGTGTCCCAAGGCCTTCGGCGGGCTTCAATTGCTTTACGACCCGAGGCGAATTCGAGGCCCCATGATTCGGTCCCGCGAGGCCGGAGGTTTCCGCGCCATCGGTTGGGACGAGGCCTTGAGGACGCTGGCGACGAGGTTGTCGGATCTGCGGACAAAAGGCCTCGCGCATACGCTCGTGATCCTGGGGGGGCAGTACCGGGGTTATCGCGACGTCTTGTGGAGCCGGTTCGCGCAGGCTTTCGGAACGCCGAACTATATTCGATTCCGCTGCTTCTCTCCGGAAAGACCGGCTCCGGCTCACCGGCTCATGCAGGGCGTGGCCGTTCCGGTTTCCTACGATCTGGCGGACGCTCAGTTCATCCTTTCATTTGGCGCCGGCCTTTTGGAATCCTGGCTGGGGCCGGTGCACGCGGCGCAGGCGTACGCGCGCCTGCGCCGAAGCCCGGATCGGCCCAGGGGGTTGTTCTTTCATGTCGATCCGCGACGTTCACCGACCGCGGTCAAGGCCGATCGATGGATTCCCATCGTCCCCGGAACCGACGGTGTCCTGGCGCTCGGCATCGCGAATGCCATGATCCGGGAAGGCCTGTACGACGAGAGCTTCGTGGAGGAGTACACGTCGGGATTCGAGGATTGGGTGGATAGTTCGGGCCGGTTTCACTTGGGATTCAAGAATCTGGTCTTGAGAGACTACGGGCTTTTCAGCGTTTCCGCGATCACCGGAGTCCCGGTCAAGGACATCATCGAAATCGCAAGAAATCTTGCCGCGGTGAAACCGGCGGTCGTCATCGGCGAGCGCGGTCCGGCTTACGGTCCGGACGATCTGCACAGCCGCATGGCGATTCACAGCCTGAACGCTCTGGCGGGCAGTATCGGGGTCGCGGGCGGGCTGCGAATCCAGGGCGAACTTCCGCTGGCATCTTTGCCGGCGATCGTCGAGGATGCCGCGGCAAGAAGAGGCCTGGCTCAACCGAGGATCGACGGGGCGGGCGAAGGGGAATATTTCCTGGCCACTGATGTACCTCAGGCTCTCCCGGAGCGAATTCTCAGCGGGAAACCGTATCCCGTGAATGCCTTGTTTCTGTTCGCGACCAACCCGGCGGCGAATCATCCGGCGAAAGAGGCGTTCATCGCGGCGATGAAAAAGGTTCCGCTGGTTGTCAGCTTTTCACCTTTTCTCGATGAATCGAGCGCGATGGCCGACCTTGTATTGCCGGATCATACCTATCTCGAGCGATGGCAGGACGACCCGGTCAACCACGTGGCCGGCTTCACTTGCTTCAGCGTCGCCAGGCCGGCCTCCAGGCCTCTTCACCAGACGCGCAACAGCGCCGACGTCGTGCTTCAGCTGGCCGAAGCGCTCGGCGGCTCCGTAGCGAAAAGTCTGCCCTGGAAGACATTCGAAGACATCATCCGCAGCGGGGCCGAGGGGCTCTACGCGTCGCGGCGAGGCTACATCGTGTCGACCCATGCCCAGGAAGCCTTGCGCAAAGTGAT
This window of the Candidatus Zixiibacteriota bacterium genome carries:
- a CDS encoding cytochrome c, which gives rise to MKSGLLVGSGMLLFLLVSGSGSAQTKGDAKAGKKRYDASCAGCHGTSGKGDGPAAAALNPKPQDHTDGKIMNSLSDKYLFDIIKNGGAAVKKSPVMPASKTLTDQEIWDLVAYIRSLAKPPYKPAK
- a CDS encoding molybdopterin-dependent oxidoreductase; translated protein: MRFTRREFIQALGGAAGAAALARNQLSAVGQVSSDVQRWARPEEVPVPSICQQCPGGCGLLVRTLDGEVAGISGNPLHPINRGALCPKAFGGLQLLYDPRRIRGPMIRSREAGGFRAIGWDEALRTLATRLSDLRTKGLAHTLVILGGQYRGYRDVLWSRFAQAFGTPNYIRFRCFSPERPAPAHRLMQGVAVPVSYDLADAQFILSFGAGLLESWLGPVHAAQAYARLRRSPDRPRGLFFHVDPRRSPTAVKADRWIPIVPGTDGVLALGIANAMIREGLYDESFVEEYTSGFEDWVDSSGRFHLGFKNLVLRDYGLFSVSAITGVPVKDIIEIARNLAAVKPAVVIGERGPAYGPDDLHSRMAIHSLNALAGSIGVAGGLRIQGELPLASLPAIVEDAAARRGLAQPRIDGAGEGEYFLATDVPQALPERILSGKPYPVNALFLFATNPAANHPAKEAFIAAMKKVPLVVSFSPFLDESSAMADLVLPDHTYLERWQDDPVNHVAGFTCFSVARPASRPLHQTRNSADVVLQLAEALGGSVAKSLPWKTFEDIIRSGAEGLYASRRGYIVSTHAQEALRKVMERQGYWVPEFPDYEAFWKALLERGAWWDPSGLPLSRKALLGTPSGKFEFYSFRLKDLIDRAITTEAGRRAVLSSIGGEKAEDSLAMPAARVPGPRKSESFPLRLNTYRLISRPVGGGRNQPWLLEQPAVHVRASWETWVEIHPETAAALGVAEGDWVWVESSKGRIKLRARLYAGTVRDVVHIPLFGGNGPNPNDLIANEKDVSRGFGVLNHTQVRVRRA
- a CDS encoding MtrB/PioB family decaheme-associated outer membrane protein encodes the protein MPRHKEGQDSKFQEYRDLPESVIVPQLQLMIGGKKEDFFLEFDSSKLGLDDQNYRLRVGRYGLLDMEFEWDQIPHLFSHNVARTPFARDGGGGTYTLPSKPASTTGTAVRDWVNANAAPLDLKLLQGIGRFKLRYTPTPNWSFTGNYWSQNVTGKRAFGALFGPSPGSYNITELAEPLDYQTHNIELGGEYAGNGWSLGLKYNGSLFHNNVSTLVWDNPLNPGIGGACTEEATYNGAAGTGPCRGRFDLYPSNHAHSITLSGTAALPLKSRFLGTVSYGWRFQNDPFLPFTINGAISAPTLTRRNLDGDVRPLMVNATVVNHFIDRVDLKAYYRLYDLDNRSKKVDLPTGYVANDSSVVSGEFKSFPYAYSKQNIGFDAGYRFARWASLKVGYVWENMHRERREVLDSNEHIFGPTLDITPASWLLLRMSYRRQIRDAHDYDAGRQVVLHPGETPEALREELLEDLRKFDEAARNRDKFSVFTQISVLPNLTLHGGFEFVNDRFPRSVVGVKDDVNYSPSVGFVYAPIDWLSIFGDYNWERFDWKMRAMERSAVTQDPANSPGRLWTSRGRDQIHTFSLGSDVKLIKELLGLRLQYTFSDARSFVRASGNPVGTAATNYPALTNRWHEFLARFEYDIHKNLGLRFGYYYNRFNGKDFGVDIMKPWMGDVDTGANVQRSIFLGDKVKSPYTAHIGFLGLRVKF
- a CDS encoding cytochrome c3 family protein; protein product: MAGWVSPGVEQPIAFPHKTHIALKVPCTGCHQQAEKGSAAGRPPTALCAACHAASDTKDPEIAKLKAYAEKGEEIPWRRVWRLPSHVFFPHRIHVAIAKISCQTCHGPMENLDRPPPRPLKILTMSDCIACHTERKLATDRAAGAKLSKVRAQQLSSDCIVCHR